The Terriglobia bacterium genome has a segment encoding these proteins:
- the aroA gene encoding 3-phosphoshikimate 1-carboxyvinyltransferase: protein MIIRPAKNILGALRLPGDKSISHRYAMLAAIAAGTTRLANFSTGADCASTVACVQQLGCAVRRNQDGTLEIDGREQLLAPVSSLDCGNSGSTMRMLSGILAGQNFSCDLHGDESLSRRPMGRIMTPLRMMGAEISAAAGDRPPLHIRGGKLRAIEYMTPIASAQVKSAVLFAGLFAEGETSVDEPHRTRDHTEQALRAFGVEISRSKNRVTIAGGQKLTAIQAAVPGDISSAAFFMCAAALFPGSNLIIESLLLNPTRASLLDVLKLLGARLSVINLEEHHGELVGTVKIEHSKLTGITIEGAQSVALIDELPVLAAIGPYTRDGIEIRDAKELRVKESDRIALVAKNLRAMGAECEEREDGLLVPGTQQLHGAEIDSGGDHRIAMAFAVAALRAEGESVIHGAESARISFPEFFTMLESVTER, encoded by the coding sequence TTGATCATTCGTCCGGCAAAAAACATACTGGGCGCGCTGCGGCTGCCCGGCGACAAATCAATTTCACATCGCTATGCCATGCTGGCGGCGATTGCCGCAGGCACAACGCGACTGGCAAACTTTTCTACAGGAGCTGATTGCGCCAGCACCGTGGCGTGTGTGCAACAGCTTGGCTGCGCAGTGCGGCGAAATCAGGATGGCACGCTGGAAATCGACGGACGAGAGCAGCTCCTAGCACCGGTGAGCAGCCTGGACTGCGGCAATTCGGGTTCGACCATGCGCATGCTCTCAGGCATTCTAGCGGGCCAGAATTTCAGTTGCGATCTGCATGGCGACGAATCACTCTCACGGCGTCCGATGGGCCGCATTATGACTCCGTTGCGGATGATGGGAGCAGAGATCAGCGCCGCTGCGGGCGATCGGCCGCCGCTGCATATTCGTGGCGGCAAGTTGCGAGCCATTGAGTACATGACGCCAATAGCCAGCGCGCAGGTGAAATCCGCTGTGCTGTTTGCCGGACTGTTTGCTGAAGGCGAAACCAGCGTTGACGAGCCGCACAGAACGCGCGATCACACAGAACAGGCTTTGCGCGCTTTTGGAGTAGAGATTTCCCGCAGCAAGAATCGAGTGACGATAGCGGGCGGACAGAAGCTTACGGCGATCCAAGCGGCTGTTCCAGGCGATATTTCTTCTGCCGCGTTCTTCATGTGCGCGGCTGCGCTGTTTCCGGGGTCGAATCTGATAATCGAAAGCCTGCTGCTCAATCCAACGCGCGCTTCCCTACTCGATGTGCTCAAACTGCTGGGTGCTCGACTGTCAGTCATCAACTTGGAAGAACATCACGGCGAGCTAGTGGGAACCGTCAAGATTGAACATAGCAAGTTGACGGGAATCACCATTGAAGGAGCGCAGTCTGTGGCGCTGATCGATGAACTGCCGGTGCTTGCAGCAATAGGTCCTTACACGCGCGATGGCATTGAAATCCGCGATGCTAAAGAGCTGCGGGTAAAAGAGTCTGACCGCATTGCGCTGGTGGCAAAGAACCTGCGCGCGATGGGCGCTGAATGCGAAGAGCGCGAAGACGGGTTGCTTGTTCCGGGAACCCAGCAGCTGCATGGAGCAGAGATTGATTCAGGCGGCGACCATCGAATTGCCATGGCGTTTGCTGTGGCGGCGTTGCGTGCAGAAGGCGAGAGCGTGATTCATGGAGCAGAGTCGGCGAGGATTTCTTTTCCGGAGTTTTTTACGATGCTGGAGAGTGTTACTGAGCGGTAA
- a CDS encoding insulinase family protein, with translation METAVLTRLPLTEPRNIKREVLPNGLIVLSEEMAHIRSIAIGIWMKTGSRDESPELNGISHFTEHMVFKGTKTRTARDIARQVDSIGGNMDAFTGKETVCFNIKVLDEHLPIAIDILSDLVLNPTFDPKDITREKGVILEEIKMDEDNPDYLVHEIFTQNFWKDHPLGKPILGTKETVRSFEQEKLFKYYRQHFSPNNMIISAAGNLNHHAFVELIKERFAALERMPNGFHLPAPAVTGGVITRNKKSLEQVQLCLGVPSHPISDEKRYVSYVLNTVLGGGMSSRLFQKIREEQGLVYSIYSDLNPYRDTGCMAIYAGTSVESVRQVVDHILAEFLELKSAPIPADELRRAKDQLKGGLMLSLESSTSRMSNLARQEMYFERFFSLDETIDQIESVTGEEVCEMANALFHPDKVAVTVLGNLDGLKLSKENLVF, from the coding sequence ATGGAAACCGCAGTTCTAACCCGACTCCCTTTGACCGAGCCACGTAACATTAAGCGCGAAGTTCTGCCCAACGGCCTGATCGTGCTGAGTGAAGAGATGGCCCACATCCGCTCCATTGCCATTGGAATCTGGATGAAGACCGGCTCGCGCGATGAGTCGCCCGAGCTGAACGGCATTTCTCACTTCACCGAGCACATGGTCTTTAAAGGGACCAAGACACGCACGGCGCGTGACATCGCCCGCCAGGTGGATTCCATTGGCGGCAACATGGACGCTTTTACCGGCAAAGAAACCGTCTGCTTCAATATTAAAGTCCTGGATGAGCATTTGCCGATTGCCATCGACATTCTGAGTGACCTGGTACTGAATCCGACGTTTGATCCCAAAGACATCACGCGCGAAAAAGGCGTGATTCTGGAAGAGATCAAGATGGATGAAGACAATCCGGATTATCTGGTGCATGAAATCTTTACCCAGAATTTCTGGAAAGATCATCCGCTGGGCAAGCCGATCCTGGGGACCAAAGAGACTGTCCGCTCCTTTGAGCAGGAGAAGCTCTTCAAATATTATCGCCAGCACTTTTCGCCGAACAATATGATCATCTCCGCGGCAGGCAATCTGAACCATCACGCTTTTGTGGAGCTGATCAAAGAGCGCTTCGCCGCGCTGGAACGCATGCCCAACGGCTTCCATCTGCCGGCGCCGGCCGTTACGGGAGGCGTGATCACGCGCAATAAGAAGTCGCTGGAGCAGGTGCAGCTTTGTCTCGGCGTGCCTTCGCACCCCATATCCGACGAGAAGCGTTACGTCTCTTACGTGCTGAATACCGTGCTGGGCGGCGGCATGAGCTCGCGCCTGTTCCAGAAGATCCGCGAAGAGCAAGGCCTGGTGTATTCGATCTACAGCGACTTGAATCCTTATCGCGATACCGGCTGCATGGCGATTTATGCCGGCACGTCAGTGGAATCAGTGCGGCAGGTCGTGGACCACATTCTGGCGGAGTTTCTTGAGCTCAAGTCCGCGCCCATTCCTGCCGACGAGCTACGCCGCGCCAAAGACCAGCTCAAGGGCGGACTCATGCTGAGCCTTGAATCAAGCACCTCGCGCATGTCGAACCTGGCCCGCCAGGAAATGTATTTTGAACGCTTCTTCAGCCTCGATGAAACCATCGACCAGATTGAATCAGTGACTGGAGAAGAAGTCTGCGAAATGGCGAACGCTCTTTTCCATCCGGACAAAGTTGCGGTTACTGTGCTGGGAAATCTGGATGGGCTGAAGCTGTCGAAGGAAAATTTGGTGTTCTAA
- the rlmN gene encoding 23S rRNA (adenine(2503)-C(2))-methyltransferase RlmN has product MPDPLQDGLLGLDYQELSSIAQKFGQPEFRARQLFDALYPQRLPALDSVSTLPKPFRAALQQEGLEIKHPRVEKRFQSVDGTIRYLIAMADGETVETVWMPEGDDGETGDGTEAGDSEWHRATICVSSQVGCAVNCQFCLTALLGVKRNLSAGEIVGQVIAVLNDRQVDMERQRVNIVFMGMGEPFLNYPNFIKAVRLLVEGVGFPESRMTVSTSGILPRIHDFGSEPVRPKLAISLNASNDQVRSSIMPINKKWNLEMLMQAARDFPLRNRERITFEYVLLADVNDSPAHAREAIELLRGIRCKVNLIALNPGPGIQFGTPAEQSVLVFKDLLVKAGIPAFVRRPRGRDIYAACGQLKRTVA; this is encoded by the coding sequence ATGCCTGATCCGCTCCAAGACGGCCTTCTGGGCCTTGATTATCAAGAGCTTAGCAGCATTGCACAAAAATTTGGGCAGCCGGAATTCCGGGCGCGCCAGCTTTTTGACGCTCTTTATCCCCAGCGGCTCCCGGCGCTCGACTCCGTCTCAACGTTGCCCAAGCCTTTTCGCGCGGCGCTGCAACAAGAAGGTCTTGAGATCAAGCACCCGCGCGTTGAAAAACGGTTTCAATCCGTTGACGGCACCATCCGCTACCTGATCGCCATGGCCGACGGAGAAACCGTGGAAACCGTCTGGATGCCTGAAGGCGATGACGGCGAGACCGGCGACGGCACTGAAGCCGGCGACTCTGAGTGGCATCGCGCGACGATCTGCGTTTCCAGTCAGGTGGGTTGCGCCGTAAACTGCCAGTTCTGCCTTACCGCGTTGCTGGGCGTAAAACGCAACCTGAGCGCCGGAGAAATCGTGGGCCAGGTCATCGCCGTGCTGAATGACCGCCAGGTTGATATGGAGCGCCAGCGCGTCAACATCGTTTTTATGGGCATGGGCGAACCGTTTCTCAACTATCCCAACTTCATCAAGGCCGTGCGACTGCTGGTGGAAGGCGTCGGCTTTCCGGAATCGCGTATGACGGTTTCGACTTCCGGGATTCTTCCGCGCATCCACGACTTTGGCTCTGAGCCAGTGCGACCCAAGCTGGCTATTTCGCTCAACGCGTCCAATGATCAGGTCCGCAGCAGCATCATGCCCATCAACAAAAAGTGGAACCTGGAAATGCTGATGCAGGCCGCGCGTGACTTCCCTCTCCGCAACCGCGAACGCATTACGTTTGAGTATGTCCTGCTCGCCGACGTGAATGACAGCCCCGCTCACGCCCGAGAAGCGATTGAACTGCTGCGCGGTATCCGCTGCAAAGTGAATCTCATCGCGCTCAATCCCGGCCCGGGCATCCAGTTTGGCACGCCGGCAGAGCAGAGCGTGCTGGTTTTCAAAGACCTGCTGGTCAAAGCGGGCATTCCGGCATTTGTGCGTCGGCCGCGCGGGAGAGATATTTACGCAGCGTGCGGACAATTGAAGAGGACGGTAGCCTGA